In Streptomyces sp. P9-A4, the genomic window GGCCCTCCGCGAGTACGCGCTCGGCCTGGAGGCGCTCGACCGGCTCGCGGACGGCGAGCCGCTGTGGCGGGTCCACGAGGCGGTCTTCGCCGTCCTCGCCCTGGAGTCGGAACCGGTGGACCCGAGGCTCTGAGAACGCCCGTCCGTCCCCGGCCCTCCGCCGCCGGACCTTCGCTCGCGCCGCCCGCAGGCCGTCGGCCGTGCCCTTCGGGGCCTCGGCCGGCGGCCTGCGCGTTCGTCTCGCTCCCGGGCGGGATTTCGCGAGGTCTTCCCGGGGATTCCGCACGGTCTTCGCACCGGCTCGGCGGGGGCGCAGGGGTGGCGGAACCGGCGCTCCACTGCGCCCCCTGTGCCCGTTGACGCGTTTCTTCCGCACCCTCTAGCGTTCTTCACCCCATCGCGTGACACAGTGTCAACTGTGTGACGGGACACGTCATATGAGGTGGGAACACGCACACGAATACGCCGGGCGGTCACCGGCAGGCGGTCTTCCCCGGAGGGCCCGAGGACGGTACGGGGGTGAGGGCGCGATGAGTCTCTTCGGCCAGGAGCGCTCCTTCCTCCACGCCCTCCCGGCAGCCGACCGGCGCTCCCTGCTCGCCGAGGGCGCCCGGCGCCGCTACGAGCCCGGCGAGGTGATGATCCGCGAACGCGACACCACCGCCTACGTCCTCGCGCTGCTCTCCGGCTGGTCCGTCGTCTCGGTGGGGACCGAGCGCGGCTCGCGGCTCATCCTCGCCCTCAGGGGCGCCGGGGAGGTCGTCGGCGACCTCGCCGCGGTGGACCGGGGCCCGCGCAGCGCCAGCGTCACGGCGCTCGGCGAGGTCGAGGCGGTGGCGATCTCCGGCGACCGGTTCCGGCGCTTCCTCGCCGCCCGCCCGCACGCCACCTCGCTGATCATGCGCCAGCTCGCCACCCGGCTGCGCAGCGCCGACGTCGAACGCCGGTCGCTGGCCTCCGAGACCGTGCTCCAGCGCCTCGCGGCCCGGCTCGTCGAACTGGCCGAGCGGGCGGGCCGCCGGGCCGACACCGGG contains:
- a CDS encoding Crp/Fnr family transcriptional regulator produces the protein MSLFGQERSFLHALPAADRRSLLAEGARRRYEPGEVMIRERDTTAYVLALLSGWSVVSVGTERGSRLILALRGAGEVVGDLAAVDRGPRSASVTALGEVEAVAISGDRFRRFLAARPHATSLIMRQLATRLRSADVERRSLASETVLQRLAARLVELAERAGRRADTGTVLELPLPQHDLAAAIGATREAVAKALRLLREQDVVRTANRTVVVIDMRVLVLLAEGRARPGGNPAGPSPPGV